One part of the Tenacibaculum sp. 190130A14a genome encodes these proteins:
- a CDS encoding polysaccharide deacetylase family protein — translation MRFYLIKTPRIIKKLFFNYTWCFASKQKEVYLTFDDGPTPKITSFVLDELEKYNAKATFFCIGKNIENHPEIFKRIVDEGHTIGNHTQNHFNGWEHTKNDYVINVQRCEEVIGQYTAGISQKHLFRPPYGKIKRSQAHELRKKGYQLIMWDVLSADFDKRVSKEECLRNVMLHTKKGSIVVFHDSVKASERLCYALPKVLEKLSKKGFSFKAI, via the coding sequence TTGAGGTTTTATCTAATCAAAACACCACGTATTATAAAGAAGCTATTCTTTAATTATACGTGGTGTTTTGCATCTAAACAAAAAGAAGTTTACTTAACGTTTGACGATGGACCAACCCCTAAAATAACTTCATTCGTGTTAGATGAATTGGAAAAGTACAATGCGAAAGCTACTTTTTTTTGCATTGGAAAGAATATTGAAAACCATCCAGAGATATTCAAGAGAATTGTTGATGAAGGACATACGATTGGGAATCATACACAGAATCATTTTAACGGATGGGAACATACTAAAAATGATTATGTAATCAACGTTCAAAGGTGCGAAGAGGTAATTGGTCAATATACTGCAGGAATTTCTCAAAAACATTTGTTTAGACCACCTTATGGAAAAATTAAACGTTCTCAGGCACACGAATTGAGAAAAAAAGGATACCAGTTAATTATGTGGGACGTGTTGTCTGCCGACTTTGATAAGCGCGTGTCTAAAGAGGAATGTTTAAGAAACGTAATGTTACATACAAAGAAAGGAAGTATTGTAGTGTTTCACGATAGTGTTAAAGCTAGCGAAAGACTATGCTATGCTTTGCCAAAAGTATTAGAAAAGCTATCGAAAAAAGGATTTAGTTTTAAGGCAATTTAA
- a CDS encoding thioredoxin family protein, whose protein sequence is MTKFGEIISINKPVLIDFYTDWEEFEPSLDTLRDVAAALGDKAKVIKIDIKKNEILAEALRVKGNPTFMIYKNGEMMWRQTGEQDANTLIGLVQQYV, encoded by the coding sequence ATGACAAAGTTTGGTGAAATCATAAGTATCAACAAACCTGTGTTAATCGATTTTTACACAGATTGGGAAGAATTTGAACCTAGTTTAGATACTCTTCGAGATGTTGCTGCTGCTTTAGGTGATAAAGCCAAAGTTATCAAGATTGACATAAAGAAGAATGAAATTCTTGCTGAGGCACTTCGTGTAAAAGGAAATCCTACTTTTATGATTTATAAAAATGGGGAAATGATGTGGCGTCAAACAGGTGAGCAAGATGCAAATACTTTAATTGGTTTAGTGCAGCAATACGTTTAA